One Sus scrofa isolate TJ Tabasco breed Duroc chromosome 1, Sscrofa11.1, whole genome shotgun sequence DNA segment encodes these proteins:
- the AKAP12 gene encoding LOW QUALITY PROTEIN: A-kinase anchor protein 12 (The sequence of the model RefSeq protein was modified relative to this genomic sequence to represent the inferred CDS: inserted 2 bases in 2 codons): MGAGSSTEQRSPEQPEAGSATPAEPEPSGSGSAAEAAPGTPGDPGIAAADPATKLLQKNGQLSVNGLAEQGDLGLQEEALNGQDEEVIVTDVGQRESEDVSEKESDKEMAASSAVVQDNAKDGQEEMPEVVEQLPASESSLDELTQAAEPQANDVGFKKVFKFVGFKFTVKKDKTEKSDTVQLLTVKKDEGEGAGESDGAGDHPEPGQEMGDATPKESELKQSTEKPEETPRREQSRTEISQSGQAAEEGKEDGEEKQEKEPTKSPDSPTSPVASETASPFKKFFTQGWAGWRKKTSFRKPREDELEASEKKKEQEPEKADAEETETTQEPSELPPPAEATESAPEARLSAEYEKVELPPEEQVQAPPAEKPAPLATEIFDDKVEIVAEVHVSTVERDAEEPKAEEEEPGEAASPEKPTDTSADLPEADEPAEELLEAEEDAAAAGAPAAGGKRRPXPPEGVVTEAEVLSSQERIKVQGSPLKKLFTSTGLKKLSGKKQKGKRGGGDDESGEQHPASAESPDSPDEAKGESSASSPEEPEEITCLEKGVAEAPQDAETEEGTTSDGEKKREGVTPWASFKKMVTPKKRVRRLSESDKEDELDKVKSATLSSTESAASEMQEEAKGNGEEPKPEEPKRKVDTSVSWEALICVGSSKKRARKASSSDEEGGPRPXGGDSQKPEEAGREKDTGPEAPPAGSQEHDQAPGSSSPEQAGSPTEGEGVSTWESFKRLVTARKKSKSKMEEKGEDSVAGSGVEHSASDAEPGKEESWVSIRKFIPGRRKKRSDGKQEQAATEDTGPSEVNEDDSDVPAVVPLAEYDAVEREKTEAQQAQKSEEGPEQKVAVDVSEELSRSLVHTVTVTVVEGTRAMSSAEERAPSWISASVTEPLEPEDDEAKPSTGEMLESEVGTEETPPVAKTLPESREAGEDTMVSEVEPASEAVTAAETSEALRAEEATEASGAEETTDMVSAVSQLTESPDTTEEATPVQEVEGGEPDVEDQERRTQEVLRAVAEKVREESQLPDTRELDSTIQTTQEGQARILEKLEEAEEESHALDLKEVTDRASEALVQETKPEPQGKEIVQATPESSEPVPPGTESAESRELTTTCQAETAAGVKSETVPGQAMAPDSAETLTDSETNGSTPVAEFEAPTLIQQDKIMEIHEDAAVASGPTSQVTEGEAVPALKEMPPAPSHFQCQEEKGAEVEEILEHTEKEVTMESVPILSKTEGVQEGSQCADEEAREEPLVEGLAMSADTEITIGPKKITEVSLEDEVTQKAEFQRDDTMELHSPTKSLPAPVEQEVVVQVEREEMEAEPTQVKEEKLELKPPVTVGEELSQQLVQAVHVTDIDGEKEVVSFEESALLVHKEAACTEIHVQSAEASLALTAAAVEEKVLGEAIKILEAAETLESAGAHFVPEEKSSEKEEDAPAQRGEDVVPTGTESQAESVPVIAAVTPEKGISADLEGDKTTSQKRESDAGEEQVDLWEGRASETREEDLKAENEILKLETESCRLVQNVIQTVVDRLGSTEDTATDFQTQAPLTKTDSQEAGQKIEKEESQFEASTPDETQTIAAKEESGLSTREHMHPDISKDVTEASEKVVATQVESSSVNDQQLEEVNLPSEGKRETESVPEDDGGARLGERTEKFESQEGEKGDATDDPSSQTSALEDAEASGGSSKESPDTHGPRLQEKGDGQEVEFQEEKVQSESEKEIRTQTQEETQNKEKEPAKPEPTES, from the exons TTGGACAAAGAGAGTCTGAAGATGTGAGTGAAAAAGAGTCAGACAAGGAGATGGCTGCTAGCTCAGCGGTGGTTCAAGACAACGCCAAGGATGGGCAGGAGGAAATGCCTGAGGTGGTCGAGCAGCTCCCAGCATCAGAGAGCAGTTTGGATGAGCTGACACAGGCCGCGGAGCCCCAGGCCAACGACGTGGGCTTTAAGAAGGTGTTTAAGTTTGTCGGCTTCAAATTCACCGTGAAAAAGGATAAGACCGAGAAGTCTGACACGGTGCAGCTCCTCACCGTCAAGAAGGATGaaggagaaggggcaggagagTCCGACGGCGCTGGGGACCACCCGGAGCCCGGCCAGGAGATGGGGGACGCGACCCCCAAGGAAAGTGAACTGAAACAGTCCACCGAGAAACCCGAAGAGACGCCCAGACGGGAGCAGAGTCGCACGGAGATCTCCCAGTCTGGCCAAGCCGCCGAGGAAGGCAAAGAAGACggagaagaaaagcaagagaaggaaCCCACCAAATCTCCGGACTCTCCCACCAGTCCAGTGGCCAGCGAAACCGCATCGCCCTTCAAAAAATTCTTCACCCAAGGCTGGGCCGGCTGGCGCAAAAAGACCAGTTTCAGGAAGCCGAGGGAGGACGAGCTGGAGGCTTCcgagaagaaaaaggaacaagagCCAGAAAAAGCAGACGCAGAAGAAACGGAGACGACCCAAGAGCCCTCCGAGCTGCCACCCCCGGCAGAGGCCACCGAGAGCGCCCCGGAGGCCAGGCTGTCGGCGGAGTATGAGAAAGTGGAGCTGCCCCCGGAAGAGCAAGTCCAGGCACCTCCCGCAGAGAAGCCCGCCCCTTTAGCAACAGAAATATTTGATGACAAAGTAGAGATCGTCGCGGAAGTCCACGTGAGCACGGTAGAGAGGGACGCCGAGGAGCCGAAAGCCGAGGAAGAAGAACCAGGAGAGGCCGCGTCACCTGAAAAACCCACGGACACCAGTGCTGACCTGCCGGAGGCAGACGAGCCCGCGGAGGAGCTGCTGGAGGCGGAGGAAGATGCTGCCGCCGCAGGGGCCCCGGCCGCCGGGGGAAAGCGCCGCC CACCCCCCGAGGGCGTTGTGACCGAGGCGGAGGTGCTGTCCTCGCAGGAGAGAATTAAGGTGCAAGGAAGCCCTTTAAAAAAACTGTTCACAAGCACTGGCTTAAAAAAGCTTtctggaaagaaacagaaagggaaaagaggaggaggagatgacGAGTCCGGGGAGCAGCATCCAGCCTCTGCAGAGTCTCCCGACAGCCCCGACGAAGCGAAGGGTGAGAGCTCGGCCTCGTCCCCGGAAGAACCGGAGGAGATCACGTGTCTGGAGAAAGGCGTAGCCGAGGCCCCCCAGGACGCGGAGACAGAGGAAGGGACCACTTctgatggagagaaaaagagggaaggtGTGACCCCCTGGGCATCTTTCAAAAAGATGGTGACGCCCAAGAAACGGGTGAGAAGGCTTTCTGAAAGTGATAAGGAGGACGAATTGGACAAGGTCAAGAGCGCCACCCTGTCTTCCACGGAGAGCGCAGCCTCCGAAATGCAGGAAGAGGCGAAAGGAAACGGAGAGGAGCCGAAACCCGAAGAGCCCAAGCGCAAGGTTGACACCTCCGTGTCCTGGGAAGCTTTAATTTGTGTGGGGTCATCcaagaaaagagcaagaaaagcATCCTCTTCCGATGAGGAAGGGGGGCCGAGAC CCGGAGGTGACAGCCAAAAGCCTGAGGAAGCTGGGAGAGAGAAGGACACGGGCCCAGAGGCGCCCCCTGCTGGTTCCCAAGAGCACGATCAGGCGCCAGGAAGCTCCTCACCCGAGCAGGCGGGCAGCCCCACCGAAGGGGAGGGCGTCTCCACCTGGGAGTCCTTTAAACGATTAGTCACCGCAAGAAAAAAATCGAAGtcaaaaatggaagagaaaggcGAAGACTCTGTAGCTGGCTCTGGTGTAGAACATTCAGCATCAGATGCTGAGCCGGGAAAAGAAGAGTCTTGGGTTTCAATCAGGAAGTTTATTCCCGGGCGAAGGAAGAAAAGGTCCGACGGGAAACAAGAACAAGCCGCGACCGAGGATACAGGGCCATCGGAGGTCAACGAGGACGATTCTGACGTCCCGGCCGTGGTACCTCTGGCCGAGTACGATGCCGTGGAAAGGGAGAAAACCGAGGCGCAGCAAGCCCAGAAGAGCGAGGAGGGGCCTGAGCAAAAGGTGGCTGTGGATGTGTCAGAGGAGCTCAGTCGGAGCCTGGTTCACACGGTGACCGTGACTGTCGTGGAGGGAACAAGGGCCATGAGCAGCGCAGAGGAAAGGGCGCCTTCTTGGATCTCTGCTTCCGTGACCGAACCTCTTGAACCAGAAGACGACGAAGCCAAACCGTCCACTGGGGAGATGCTTGAAAGTGAAGTCGGCACGGAGGAAACCCCACCCGTCGCCAAAACGCTGCCAGAGAGCAGGGAGGCTGGCGAAGACACAATGGTCAGTGAAGTGGAACCAGCCTCCGAAGCGGTGACAGCTGCAGAAACGTCGGAGGCGCTTCGTGCGGAGGAAGCCACGGAAGCCTCTGGTGCGGAGGAGACCACAGACATGGTCTCCGCTGTTTCCCAGCTGACCGAGTCACCAGACACCACGGAGGAGGCGACCCCGGTTCAGGAGGTAGAGGGCGGCGAGCCCGACGTGGAAGACCAGGAGAGGCGGACCCAAGAGGTGCTGCGGGCGGTTGCAGAAAAAGTGAGAGAAGAATCACAGCTGCCCGACACCAGAGAGCTGGACAGCACCATCCAGACCACCCAGGAAGGACAAGCAAGAATCCTggagaagctggaagaagcagaAGAGGAGTCTCACGCACTCGATCTGAAGGAAGTGACGGACAGAGCGTCAGAAGCACTCGTACAAGAAACTAAACCCGAGCCACAAGGGAAGGAGATTGTCCAGGCCACCCCAGAAAGCTCGGAACCAGTTCCTCCAGGCACAGAGAGCGCAGAGTCCCGTGAGCTTACAACCACTTGTCAAGCTGAAACTGCAGCTGGGGTAAAATCAGAGACTGTGCCAGGACAGGCCATGGCTCCTGACTCAGCTGAAACCCTCACAGACAGTGAGACCAATGGAAGCACCCCAGTAGCAGAGTTTGAAGCTCCAACTCTAATCCAGCAGGACAAAATCATGGAAATCCACGAAGATGCTGCGGTTGCATCTGGTCCCACATCCCAGGTCACAGAAGGCGAGGCCGTTCCTGCCCTCAAAGAGATGCCTCCAGCACCTTCCCATTTTCAGTGCCAGGAAGAAAAGGGTGCAGAAGTGGAAGAGATTCTGGAACATACGGAGAAAGAAGTAACCATGGAGTCTGTACCCATCCTTTCAAAGACTGAGGGGGTTCAAGAGGGCAGCCAATGTGCCGATGAGGAGGCCAGAGAAGAACCACTGGTCGAAGGACTTGCCATGTCTGCGGACACGGAAATCACCATCGGTCCAAAAAAGATAACTGAAGTTTCCCTCGAGGATGAAGTTACCCAAAAAGCTGAATTTCAAAGGGATGATACTATGGAACTCCACAGTCCTACCAAGTCTCTTCCAGCCCCAGTGGAGCAAGAGGTGGTAGTTCAAGTGGAAAGGGAGGAAATGGAAGCAGAGCCCACCCAAGTGAAGGAAGAGAAACTTGAGCTCAAACCACCTGTTACCGTAGGTGAAGAGCTCAGTCAGCAGCTGGTTCAGGCAGTTCACGTAACCGACATAGACGGGGAAAAGGAAGTTGTCAGTTTTGAAGAAAGTGCTTTGCTCGTTCACAAGGAAGCCGCATGCACAGAAATTCATGTTCAAAGTGCTGAGGCATCTTTAGCTCtaacagcagcagcagtggaGGAGAAGGTCTTAGGAGAAGCCATCAAGATTTTAGAAGCAGCTGAAACGCTGGAATCTGCAGGTGCACATTTCGTACCAGAAGAAAAATCctcagaaaaagaggaagatgcTCCTGCTCAGCGGGGTGAAGATGTGGTGCCTACAGGGACTGAGTCTCAGGCAGAATCAGTGCCGGTGATAGCAGCTGTTACTCCTGAAAAAGGCATCAGCGCCGACCTGGAAGGAGATAAAACCACATCACAGAAACGGGAGTCAGATGCAGGCGAAGAGCAGGTTGATCTTTGGGAAGGCAGAGCGAGTGAAACAAGAGAGGAAGATTTAAAGGCTGAAAATGAGATTTTGAAACTTGAGACTGAGAGCTGCAGACTCGTGCAGAACGTAATTCAGACAGTTGTGGACCGGTTGGGAAGCACCGAAGACACGGCCACTGATTTCCAGACCCAGGCTCCACTGACGAAAACTGACAGCCAGGAAGCAGGgcagaaaattgaaaaagaagaaagccaaTTTGAAGCCTCCACACCGGATGAAACACAAACAATTGCAGCCAAAGAGGAGTCTGGGCTGAGCACTAGGGAACACATGCATCCAGATATTTCCAAAGATGTGACCGAAGCATCAGAGAAGGTGGTGGCCACTCAGGTAGAAAGTTCCAGCGTAAACGACCAGCAGCTTGAAGAAGTAAATCTCCCAtcggagggaaagagagagacagagtctGTGCCAGAAGATGATGGTGGTGCCCGGCTtggagaaagaacagagaagtTTGAATCCCAAGAAGGTGAAAAAGGTGATGCTACTGATGATCCCAGCAGCCAAACTTCAGCCCTAGAAGATGCTGAGGCCTCGGGAGGCTCAAGCAAAGAGTCCCCAGATACACATGGACCCAGACTGCAAGAGAAGGGAGATGGCCAGGAAGTagaatttcaggaagaaaaagtgCAGAGCGagtcagaaaaagagatcagaacaCAAACACAGGAGGAGACACAGAACAAAGAGAAGGAACCGGCAAAACCTGAACCCACAGAATCCTAA